The genomic interval CCTCAAATAAGAGACGGCACACCCCGAAAGACTAGCTCTTGGTCTAGCAAACGTCTCCCTGGCCACGTCCTGGTAGATTTGGGTAGTCACAGTTATGGAACATCATTAACGTGCTCAGAATCCTGCCAGGGCGGGATGCGTTCATGAATAAAACTGGTCTGCTCCGAAGGATGCTTGGCTAAGGGGAATCCTGTGGTTTTTGCAGCTGGTTGGCTCTCACTGACCCCAGGGATGTGGCCAGGATTGAAAGCAAGACAGTTATCATTACCCAAGAGCAAAGAGACACCGTGCCCATCCCCAAGACTGGCGCCAGCCTGCTGGGCCGCTGGATGTCAGAGGAGGACTTTGAGAAAGCGTTCAATGCCAGATTTCCAGGGTGCATGAAAGGTGAGTGGAACATTTGTTTGATCAGGCAAAGTAGCAGCAACCCTTTTCTCATTACATCTATCCCAGTGGTAACTGTAACAGTTGTGgaaaccccccacctctggcttcAGAGCTTTTGGCTCCATGTATGAACTTGGCCACGTATTGGAAATGCTCGTTTCATTCCGCCTTCACAGACTGTCTCCTATGAATGTGAAAACTATTTCCATGCATCTACATTTAAAATAGCTTTGTGGAGCCCAGGGTGCATTTATGAAAACTCTTTAAATTTCGCAGACTGTTCACTTTCCAGTGGACTATTCTAACCTGGGTGGGTGGAGTGGGGACCAACGGGGTACAGTGTTGTCTGACAGACCATGAGAGCTGGTCCACCCAGGACAATGATGTTGGTTGCGTTTGTGAGTCTATGGTCATTTCTCACCAGTTTCATCAATCTGACCCCACAGGTCGCACCATGTACGTCATCCCATACAGCATGGGGCCACTGGGCTCCCCGCTATCAAAGATCGGCATCGAACTGACGGATTCCCCCTACGTGGTGGCCAGCATGAGGATCATGACGCGGATGGGCACGCCCGTTCTGGAAGCACTGGGCGACGGGGAATTCGTCAAGTGCCTCCATTCTGTGGGGTGCCCCTTGCCTTTAAAAAGTAAGTGAGCTTCACGGCAAACCCTGAGACTCCCCAGATGGGGACACAACACACTAATGGGTTCTCATTTGCAGAACCTCTGGTCAACAACTGGGCCTGTAACCCAGAGCTGACGCTCATTGCCCACCTGCCGGACCGCAGAGAGATCATCTCCTTTGGAAGCGGATATGGTGGGAACTCCTTGCTCGGGAAGAAGTGCTTTGCTCTCAGGATGGCCAGCCGGCTGGCCAAGGAGGAAGGCTGGCTGGCAGAACACATGCTGGTAAGCTGGAGAAACCCAAAACGTGTCTGCAGGAGGGCTCGGGGTGGCAGACAGCACTGCAGTCCCCATGAGAGGCAGGACCCAACACTCCCCTCTGCATATGCAGGCTTCGGGGTTGGGAAATCCCATCAGTCACCATCAGAGCACCAGAGTATGTCCCTTCTGAAGGGACTTAGACACAGCGAGGCCAGTAGAGATCCTTTGGACTTTGTTATTTTGGAAATGTCAATTTTGCTGACACGTTGAGAAATAGATATTGAGGGACCACCTTTAGGGGGCTTCTAGGCTAAAGTGCTctaggagagaaaggaacaaagatCGTAATTAGGAATGTTGCCTCTGACAGATCCTGGGTATAACTAACCCTGAGGGTGAGAAGAAGTACCTGGCCGCAGCGTTTCCCAGTGCCTGCGGGAAGACCAACCTGGCCATGATGACCCCCACCCTCCCTGGGTGGAAGGTCGAGTGTGTGGGGGATGACATCGCCTGGATGAAGTTTGACAACCAAGGTAACTCTTTCAGGCCCAGCTGGTGATGCCGACAAGGCTCCAGTGAATTGTTGACCTCAAAATCTGCCAAACCCTCCTAAATCCAGAGTTTGGGTTTTTAATTCAGTTAGTTCCAAGTTCGCAAAGCCTTAGAAATCTGTATTCTGGAAGCATTTCTTAATATTCAATCTGGATTGAAGTGGGACCATACATTGCTATTTGTTTACATAcgtaaatttattaaaatggtaTTGGTGGAAAACTGAAGAGGAGCAGAGAGTTTTAAAAGGTTTCAAAGTCGAATATGATGCTTGGATGGAAAAGAGATAAATGTATCTTCTAGAGAGGAAAAGTAAAGATTTGAGAATTTGGCATACAAATAAGTCCAGCAAGATATGAGAATCTATGTTATTCTTTGCACGGCATTCACTACTTCTCTGGTTTGAAACTTGCCAGGTAATTTAAGGGCCATCAACCCAGAAAATGGCTTTTTTGGTGTTGCTCCTGGAACTTCTGTGAAGACAAACCCCAATGCCATCAAGACCATTCAGAAGAACACCATCTTCACCAACGTGGCCGAGACCAGTGATGGGAGCTTTTACTGGGAAGGCATTGATGAACCTCTGGCCGCAGGTGTCACCATCACTTCCTGGAAGAACAAAGAGTGGAGACCAGAGGATGGTAAGTCCCTTCCAGAGGCCTTGGACTCCAGACTGCAGGTGTCGCCTGCTTGGGGCAGACGCTAAGGAAATCCCCACTGTCTTGTTGTAGGGGAACCGTGCGCTCACCCCAACTCAAGGTTCTGCACCCCTGCCAGCCAATGCCCCATCATCGACCCTGCCTGGGAGTCTCCAGAAGGCGTGCCCATTGAGGGCATCATCTTTGGAGGCCGCAGACCTGCTGGTGAGGCTCTCCTTCACTTACGTAGCCTGGGGAAATGGCCGTGCTGGCTCCTGAGGGACATTGGCGGCAACTCTCCTTTCCCATGGCCTTGTCAGAGGGTGCCAAAGAACTTGAACTTCCTTTCCAAACATCCAGAATAACTAGCTAGCTCAAATATCGAAACAGCCCTTTAGATCACGTAGAATCTTTCTGCATCCTTGATCCAGTGTAGCTAGATCCAATTTGACTTTTTACTTTGTGACCCCTGGGGTGTAACTTTGGGTGGTTTTCTGCACTTCAGCTTGATAAATGCAGGATTCCCTCTGTTACACAGCTGTTGTGACCTGAGGATATGTCAAAGCCTTTAAGgaacttttcttttgtcctgcTATAGGTGTCCCTCTAGTCTATGAAGCTCTCAGCTGGCAGCATGGCGTGTTTGTCGGGGCGGCCATGAGATCAGAGGCCACAGCCGCCGCGGAACACAAAGGTAAGCCAATGTCCAGGTTTGAAACCACAGGAAAGGGGGACTAGGGCTCTCTCAGTCCctgtttctctctccccctctctgtgTCTGCATGTGGAGAGAGAGCACGAGAGAGAAACCCAGGCACACTTAAGTCAACAGTGGCAGGGGCCAGCATTGCCTGTGAGAGCATCACTTAACCACTTCCCCCCCTTAACAGGCAAAATCATCATGCACGACCCCTTCGCCATGCGCCCCTTCTTTGGCTACAACTTTGGCAAATACCTGGCCCACTGGCTGAGCATGGCCCAGCACCCGGCAGCCAAGCTGCCCAAGATCTTCCACGTCAACTGGTTCCGGAAGGACAAGGACGGCAAATTCCTCTGGCCAGGCTATGGCGAGAACTCCAGGGTGCTGGAGTGGATGTTCAACCGTATCAACGGGAAAGACGTGGCCAAGCTCACACCCATAGGCTACATCCCTACAGAGGATGCCCTGAATCTGAAAGGCCTGGGGGAAGTCAACCTGAAGGAGCTTTTCAGCATTTCCAAGGAGTTCTGGGAGAAGGAGGTGGAAGACATTGAGAAGTACCTGGAGGACCAGGTCAATGCTGACCTCCCCTATGAGATCGAGAGAGAGGTCCTCGCCCTGAAGCAACGAATAAGCCAGATGTAACCAGAGCCTGAGAGCCTTCCAAATGATCTTCTTTCCAATCCATAACAGATGCTAGGAACAATGAAAAGAAGGGGCGAGTTCCCCCAAATCAACACCACCAGCAGCACAGTAATCACCACCCCAATGAGCAGATTTGAGTGGCACGCTGATCTTTTTTAAAACCACAGAGTACAGGCTAGTAGTTAATGGGATTGGGAAGGGAAATCTTAGCATGTCTCCAAAATTCATATCTGATGGATATTTTGTTCAACTATAAAGTCACTCAGGCATCtggtctttttagttttttttttttttcactttagctATACAATTAGCTAGAATGCACAGAAACAGATACTTGagctatgtatatatatatgtgtgtgtgtgtgtttatcacaTTTGTACATGTATATCTAAATGTACTGTTACTTGAAGTATATTTAATACCTTTGGAAAAATCTCAGGCAAGATTACCTACTTGTtgctaaaaagaaatgttgcTTTGTTATTAATATgtgtgtttaaattatttttatataccatTGTTTCTTACTTTTACATAATTGCAATTTTTCCCTCTTTCCACTTCTTGGAAAATAATTACAGAATAAACTTGTAGAGAAAAGATGAATTTGCTTTGCTTGGTTTTTCTTACTTGAATCGCCAAGAAAAAAGAACTCTGATTAAACATATTGTAGTCCAAATCCTCCCCTCTCTCAACAAGGTGGAGAAGTTCACAATTGCCCTTGAATAGGGGAGAGCTCCTGGGTGAAGGGAGCAGGAGGAAGGCAGACGCAGGGGAATAAGCCTGGGACGGGAGCACAGAGGGTGATGCCCGCGTGAGGGTCTGGGTTTTCTGAGTTAACCGAAACAGCCACTAGTTGGCGCCCTTTAACAAGTCTTGGCACCAAGCCGTGAGGCTGGTGCTGCTGACCTGGGAGTTTCACATGagctttttgataaaaatttggGTCTCTGGGACTCAGTCATCCACAAGAATTGCACAATGGGCAGTTTCATAGGCTTTGCCTTTTAACGCTTCCGAGCAATGCTTTTCTCAACTGTCATCCACTGGAGaggacaggaagaagaaaagtggtCTTCAGAGGGAAAAGTCAAAAGggactaggactataggcattaACTGAGTGCCTTCTGAGAGCACCGCGCCAGATAATGGGCTGCCTGCAGAAGGAAGGTGAGGTGTTTGTCCCCGGATTGGCTCTGCCTTGAGTCCTCCTTGGCTGCCTCTGCTCCCAGCATTTGCTGGGTGTTCCAGAACAGTCCAAACAAACCATAAACTTTATACTGCACATTCTGTAGATAAACACTGCTTCCttcaaggtgttttttttttttttccttgctgggCCCAGGCTGTGAAATTGGCTTCACCCTCCGCCACCCTCCAGCGAGCAGGCTGGTCCTCACATTAATCACGACACCTTAGCTTTCCTCCCCTTCCCGAGCTGACAAACGGCTAAGTCCCTCCACCTCCTTTGCTCCTTTCGACGACTCCACACATAAGGGGAAGCCAAGATCACCCCAATTTTAcaggcaaggaaactgaggccaggagtgtCCGTTGGGGCTGGGTAATAGCCggaattttctttcccttttaggaGCTCAGAGTCTGACCAAGCTCCAGACAAATGGGCACATTCTAATACCAAAATCACTGAGGGTCACAAAACCATTTAATGACATTAAATGCTGTCTGCTGTATTAATTTAAATCAATGATACTCaaacttgtttcttcttttcatgGCACCTACCCTGACTTAGAAACAACGTCGATAGGACACAAAGCAGGAGACAGAGTGCCTGAGGCTAGGGCAGGAGTTAGAGGCCCAGGCTACCTGCTACCTGGCCTCTGTTTCTCCACTGCTTGGGAACCCCAGGAGGGTGACCAGGATATAATTTGTCAAAATGGTTTGGGGCCTCCAGCAGCCTCTGCTCCCTTGGCAGGCAAAGCTGGCTGTCTCTGAATTCCTTGTGGTCTTCCCAGTGTCACCCACCTGCCTGGCAGCCTTGTTGTGACCATGTTGCTTCCATGTGACCCTGGAAGCCTGAGAGACAGTCTAGAGGAGGTAACTTACACAGCATGAGAGTTTTTAGGGAACTAGAATGACTCAACATGTGTCCCTGGCTCTTGACTCAGTTTCCCCCAAAAACTACATTTGGCTACATTAACCACGATACTGTGGCCTTACTCATCCATGTTATCTTTTTGTGCCTTCATATGGTAAAAGTGTACATGCCAAGCCCAACTGCAGCAGGTTCAGAGGGTGAGCGGCTTGTAACTCAGAAGCAGAGTTGGAGTGGGGACGAAAGCCCAGAGCCTCCTGACTTCTGGTCACCTCACCCACCAGACCACGACCCCTAAAGCAACATGAAGACTAACGTCTTCTATCGGGATTCAATAGAGGAGCTGCCCCCTGACCTCCAGGAGTTCCCAGAACCACGTCAGACTCTGGGTTAAAGAGCAGAACACTGTGATCACACAACAAATATTGAACCAGGACAATACGTATATTCTCACTCAAAGCATTTAGGGGGCGTATGGCAAGTGAGCAGGTGGGGTAGGTGGCTGGGGGAGGGTGCACTTGAGGGGCTACaagcttctctcctctccctctttccctctctccctctctccctgggccCACTCTAGCCCAGAGCCCTCTGGTGCCATACAGCATGCACTTTCTAGAACTGAGCACTGGCTTTAGGACCATGGGGCATGGGCCAGGGCAGACTCCCTTGATCCGAAACCCTAGCAGAGGGCACCAAGCCAGAGCAGTAGCTTTTGCTTTGTCATTGCCATCAGCAATACAAGTGATAATAAAGTGACCTCACCTAGGGAGAGGGCACAGGAGATGGCTGATGCCCACTCCCCCTGCGgcccttttcccttccctggggtggggtggggctgtgaCCACTGACAACTTCGGATGCACCCCAGCTCTGCGTCCAGCCAGCAGGGTCTTATTCCATCTCATTTGTGACACAGGGGTAATGACACACTTGCTGAGGTCTAAAGGCACGGCTTTTGGAGTCAGAGGGTCTGAATGTAAGTCCAGCCACTGTCCCTCACTGTGTGTGTCCTTAGGCAATTGTGCAAAACTCTGAGCCTCCATCTCCTCACCTGTGACACGGCGTGAGGACCACAGCTTCTCCAGGGGGCTGTCAAGAAGATCCAAGGAGATGACACAAGGGAGGGACCCAGCACAGGCCTGGGGAGGACAGCCACTCCCATTTTTATTTCACTCTGGTTTTCCAGGGTTGGAGCGGGGCCAGAGCCAGGTGCTCACTGCCCCCACAGCGACTGTCCCATTGGTGACCAGCTGTGGGTCAGGTGATATCTGCCCTCCAAGCAGCCTCCACCCTGGTCCTAGAGTGCAGGAGAAGGGGCTGAAGACCAAGGCCAGTCAGATGATAGGAGCCCACCGAGCCCCTCCCCCAAGGCAGCCCCTCCACCTTCTAGACACGCTGGCCGGAGGCCCTGGAATTGGGTCCAGAAATTCAACCTGTAAGAAGTATGTCCTAACGGTAAAATCAGGAATGTGTTCACGGATTTAGCTGTCAGGGTGCTCATTACAGAGTTGTTATTTACTATGACCAAAAATTAGGAACCAAACTCCATGCCCCCAAATAGGGGATTGCTTAAGGAAACTGTGGTCTCTCCCACAACAGACAACTGAACTGAACCTGCAGAAGGACAATTTGTGGACATGTAATATTTGCTACCCATTGTCACGTGTGAGGTGTCTTGAGTATTTGTACATTTACACctagaagaaactgaaaaaatagaCCACGAAATGGTAACCAGTGACAAGTATGTCgacctgagcagctgggacatgAGCACAAGGGCACTCAGCCAtccaggtgaggcaggaagaccacagCGCTCCTCTCTGTCACTTGAGCCTGACATTGAGCATGGCAGGGCCCGAGGTTTAGATGCTGAAATAGCCCCACACTAGCTGGTGACAAGCTGCTGCCCcgttccctcccaccccccgacTAACCGCACCcatatccagcccaggccctcccctGCGACCCCCAGACCTCCCCACACAGCTGAGGACCTCCCGAGCTTGGCTCTGGAATCATCTCTAAATGATTCCACTGCTTGATATTTTAAACATTGCTCCTATCCACCATCATCCCGAGGCCATCGCGGCTACACAAACTCCCCTCAGACCTTTGCTGCAAACGGGAGAGTTGGCAGAGGCAGGAAGTGCCCCAAATGGAGAAAACTCTGAGTTAACTGACTTTACCCTGATAGAGGAAGCTAAAGTTTCTTCCAAGGGATAGAATGGGGGCTGGAGGCAGAGACGAGTTTTAGAGGGAGTAAAGCAGAtgactttttcctgctttcctgAAGTTTTGCCTTGAGTTTTCCTGCTCCCTCTCACACAAGAAGCTCAGCACAGTGGGGGAGCCCTAGGGAGAGGCTCAAAACACGGGTCTAGTGAAGGCCCCCTCCCACGACCGCCCAGCAGATCAGGGAGAGGAGCCAGCCGATCCATGATGAGTCTGACTGTTAGGGAACTATTTCCACCACACACCATGTGCTCTGTGCCACCTGGGCCCTCTCTCAGCCCCGGGACAAAGCTCAGAGGTTGTTCTGATGTCGCAGAGGCGGGATTCGGGGCGGACACAGAGGAGCAGTGGACGTCATTTTGTCCACAGTAGCACAGTAGCTGGCCATGTTGACACCTGCCGTGTTTTGCACTGACGCTTTTTCCTAGGGGTGCTTGGCCCACACAGCCTGGCCGCAGCACAGCCTTTGGGCCGTGAGCCCCTTGGTAATGGGATATGTAAATGTGTGGACATGCGCCAGGCTGAGTGGCGGAACTCCTCTCCAGGCGAGGCAATTTGCAGCAAAATATGCTGTAAATATTTGTTCAGCCTGGGAAAATGACTTTAATTGCATAATTAAACTCGTTGTAGATGCTGCTTCCGGACAAAACGACTGGGGAGAAGGGCCAAGCCCACAGCTGTCCCTAGGAGTTTGCTGAATAGAGGGACTGACTATTTGTTTGCAAAGGCTTTGCTCTGTTTCGGCCTTTCCACAGTGAGGCGGTAGTTTTGAGAACAGTCAGGAAGGATGAAGAATAGGAGCTTGAGGGGAGGTTGGCTGTTGgagagagggagcagagaggtCCCCAGATCAGAGGGCCTCCAGTGAGGAGCAGAGAGGTCCCCAGATCAGAGGGCCTCCAGTGAGGAGACTCACAGACCTTCTTACAGGACCTGGGactgttttccaaacatcttatGGATGTGCCACCTCCACAGACAACCAGTAACTTAAGCAAATGATCGGTTCACTTAAGTGGAAAAATATTAGTAGACTGGaagaaatttgcttttaaaagaaaatcaacagtGCATCACAACTGTAAATGAAAAATCAGAATTCCTTGCTAAGGGGATTCTATCAATACAATGCTAGGTGAAGGAAGCTGGCCACCAAAGACTCATGGGTCATATCACCCTGTTTAAATGAAATGTCCGGAATAGGCACATCTGtagggacagaaagtagatcaggGGTTGCCAGAAGTCACGGGAGGGGGCAATAAGGCAAATCTGCCAAAGGTTGCAgagatttgggggtggggagagaatgaTGAAAATGGCCTAAAGTTAGGTTGTAGTAGAATCTCCGCATCGTGTGAATATAGTTAAAACCACTGAATTGCGCATTTTAAACGAGTCAATTTTATGATATATGAACTGTAGCTCTGTAAAGTTGTtttaaatacaacaaaaacacaaGTGTCATTTAACTTGCATTAGAAACTGATTTCCTATCACAAGCTCTGAGCTGGAGGCCTGTGCTCACCTGGCTacagaggaagatgaggaaggaggAGGTTTATGTGCCCTGCTGAGACCCTCCCTCTGCTGGAGCAAATTAGGAGaattcaaagaaaatggaaaagggatGGACTTTCTCATTATAGACTCAATGTCATTTAAATGCCAGGCCAGTGACCTCGTAAAATTACCATAAGCACCATAAAAGTCATCTCACCACAACCAGGTAAGAAACCGAGGCCGCAGAGGGTAGAAAACTGCCAAAGTCACGTGGCCGGCGAATGGGAGAGCTGAGACCACCAGGGGCCTTAACTTTTGGACTGACTGTGTTAGTGACAAGTCCACAGCCACGGCCCCCAATAGGTCCTCACTCTGTGGAGGGAAGAATTTCAGGGTCAGGGCACTAAGAACTCACCCCTCCACTGTCACCCTGACAGTCCATCAGGAAACCCCACAAACTGGTTCAGCAACTGAAGGGAGGGTCTGTGGCTTGTGTCATTGGGTTGGGGATCGTCTGGCTTGTGTCACTGGGTTGAGAGAGTCTAGACACAGGGCAGGACACTGTTCCCAGGGACTCCACCATGGTTGCAGGGTCCCATTTCCTCTCCCCCACCTCAATAGTAGAAGCCTGTGGCATGGTAGTGTTCACTATAGCCACGGAACTCCTGGTGCGGCCCAGGGACAGGTCtgtcttttctgagcctcagtttccccttctgtacGAGTGCTCTGCCTTGGTTTCCAG from Nycticebus coucang isolate mNycCou1 chromosome 21, mNycCou1.pri, whole genome shotgun sequence carries:
- the PCK1 gene encoding phosphoenolpyruvate carboxykinase, cytosolic [GTP], translating into MPPQLKNGLNVSAKVVHGTFDSLPKAVREFVESSAQVCQPEYIHICDGSEGENTRLLEHMEEQGVIRKLRRHDNCWLALTDPRDVARIESKTVIITQEQRDTVPIPKTGASLLGRWMSEEDFEKAFNARFPGCMKGRTMYVIPYSMGPLGSPLSKIGIELTDSPYVVASMRIMTRMGTPVLEALGDGEFVKCLHSVGCPLPLKKPLVNNWACNPELTLIAHLPDRREIISFGSGYGGNSLLGKKCFALRMASRLAKEEGWLAEHMLILGITNPEGEKKYLAAAFPSACGKTNLAMMTPTLPGWKVECVGDDIAWMKFDNQGNLRAINPENGFFGVAPGTSVKTNPNAIKTIQKNTIFTNVAETSDGSFYWEGIDEPLAAGVTITSWKNKEWRPEDGEPCAHPNSRFCTPASQCPIIDPAWESPEGVPIEGIIFGGRRPAGVPLVYEALSWQHGVFVGAAMRSEATAAAEHKGKIIMHDPFAMRPFFGYNFGKYLAHWLSMAQHPAAKLPKIFHVNWFRKDKDGKFLWPGYGENSRVLEWMFNRINGKDVAKLTPIGYIPTEDALNLKGLGEVNLKELFSISKEFWEKEVEDIEKYLEDQVNADLPYEIEREVLALKQRISQM